From Clostridia bacterium, the proteins below share one genomic window:
- the wecB gene encoding UDP-N-acetylglucosamine 2-epimerase (non-hydrolyzing) encodes MAPLVNLLQSFSQLETKVVVTAQHREMLDQVLELFNIEPDYDLNIMHREQSLFDITTRALTGLGEVLALEKPDLVLVHGDTTTTFAGALAAFYHHLKVGHVEAGLRTRNKYSPFPEEMNRRLTGAVADLHFAPTHTAKASLLAEAVPATSIFVTGNTVIDALLNTVDRGYDFSGGGEGLAELVQAAQRGQTRLLLATVHRRESWGRPMRQIFLAFADLARAYSDIDIIFPVHKNPRVRSLAQQILGGLPRVHLTEPLEYAPFANLMAHSYLVLTDSGGLQEEAPALGKPVLVLRETTERPEAIEAGTVKLVGTSRARIVSEATRLLENPRAYAQMANAINPYGDGQACRRIGQIILHYFGLAPELPEEFTPGGIGT; translated from the coding sequence ATGGCGCCTCTGGTCAATCTACTTCAAAGCTTTTCCCAGCTGGAGACTAAAGTGGTGGTCACTGCTCAACATCGGGAGATGCTTGATCAAGTATTGGAACTGTTTAACATTGAGCCCGACTATGATTTAAATATTATGCATCGAGAACAGAGCCTTTTTGACATAACCACACGGGCATTAACTGGCCTCGGGGAAGTGTTGGCCCTTGAAAAACCCGACCTAGTTTTGGTGCATGGCGATACCACTACCACCTTTGCCGGCGCGCTGGCGGCTTTTTACCACCACCTAAAAGTGGGTCATGTAGAGGCGGGGCTGCGAACCCGCAATAAGTATTCTCCCTTCCCTGAGGAGATGAATCGTCGCCTCACTGGAGCCGTTGCCGACCTGCATTTCGCTCCTACCCATACTGCCAAAGCTAGCCTATTGGCAGAGGCAGTGCCGGCAACCAGCATCTTTGTCACCGGAAATACGGTTATAGATGCGTTGTTAAACACAGTAGACCGCGGGTATGATTTTAGCGGCGGTGGAGAGGGCCTAGCTGAGCTAGTTCAAGCAGCCCAGCGGGGTCAAACCCGGTTGCTGTTGGCAACTGTCCACCGGCGGGAAAGTTGGGGTCGGCCCATGAGGCAGATATTCCTAGCTTTTGCCGATCTAGCCCGAGCCTACTCCGACATAGATATCATCTTCCCCGTGCACAAGAATCCCAGGGTTCGCAGTTTAGCCCAACAGATTTTGGGCGGGCTTCCCCGGGTGCATTTGACAGAACCTCTGGAGTATGCCCCCTTTGCCAATTTGATGGCCCATTCTTATTTGGTACTCACTGATTCTGGCGGCTTGCAGGAAGAAGCTCCAGCTCTAGGAAAGCCAGTGTTAGTACTGCGGGAGACTACCGAGCGACCGGAAGCGATCGAGGCTGGGACAGTTAAGCTAGTGGGCACCTCCAGGGCGCGCATCGTTAGCGAAGCCACCCGTCTGCTGGAGAATCCCCGGGCCTATGCGCAAATGGCCAATGCTATCAATCCCTACGGAGACGGCCAGGCGTGCCGCCGAATTGGCCAGATCATATTGCATTACTTCGGCCTAGCGCCCGAATTGCCGGAGGAGTTCACTCCCGGTGGGATAGGTACTTAA
- a CDS encoding 4Fe-4S dicluster domain-containing protein translates to MERVELTSARAANRSFLERVERQSGVQVEDCYQCGKCSAGCPLAFAMDYTPHQIMRMLQLGLGEEAMKSHTVWLCSGCETCVTRCPREVDVPRVMDVLRMEAKRAGVVKEKAVDIFYNLFLDSVRKNGRVHEMMLAAWFNLRSGQLFKDVLLAPVMFLKGKISPFPQKAAPDAVQRIFAKAQVWAGGEKH, encoded by the coding sequence GTGGAGCGAGTAGAATTAACGTCTGCTCGGGCAGCAAACCGTTCGTTCCTTGAAAGGGTGGAGCGTCAAAGCGGTGTTCAGGTTGAGGACTGTTACCAGTGCGGCAAATGTTCAGCTGGTTGTCCATTGGCTTTTGCCATGGATTATACTCCGCACCAAATCATGCGGATGCTGCAACTAGGCTTAGGCGAAGAGGCTATGAAATCACATACTGTATGGTTGTGTTCTGGCTGTGAAACTTGTGTTACTCGCTGTCCCCGTGAGGTTGATGTGCCTCGGGTTATGGATGTGCTGCGGATGGAGGCTAAGCGAGCCGGGGTAGTAAAGGAGAAGGCGGTAGACATCTTTTACAACTTGTTCTTGGATTCGGTGCGAAAAAATGGCCGGGTACACGAGATGATGTTGGCAGCCTGGTTTAACCTCCGGTCGGGGCAGCTATTCAAGGATGTGCTGCTTGCGCCAGTTATGTTCTTAAAAGGAAAAATTAGCCCCTTTCCTCAAAAGGCGGCGCCTGACGCTGTACAAAGGATTTTTGCCAAGGCTCAGGTTTGGGCGGGAGGTGAAAAGCATTGA
- a CDS encoding CoB--CoM heterodisulfide reductase iron-sulfur subunit B family protein — MRYAYYPGCSLHATGKEYDLSTRLVAKDLGVDLWELPDWTCCGSSAAHGTNAMLALALPARNLALAEKAGLDMAVPCAACYARLRNAELAVRKSLDLQEAIQDIIDMEYQATQEVYALLDIMANRVGLDLIKEKVKKPLYGLKVACYYGCLLVRPPEVGAFDDPEDPQSMDRLMEAIGAEAVPWAYKTECCGAGHSTTRTDIALKMLYDILRNAKLSGANCLATACPLCMLNLDMRQSAVEQKYGQQFRFPIFYFTELMGLALGHEPRELGIDKHFVDAMPLLGLIQAEPMVREESARGREEE; from the coding sequence TTGAGGTATGCGTATTATCCGGGGTGTTCCTTGCACGCTACCGGAAAAGAATACGACCTGTCCACTCGCCTAGTAGCCAAGGACTTAGGTGTCGACTTGTGGGAGCTACCTGATTGGACATGCTGTGGCAGTTCGGCAGCGCACGGAACCAATGCCATGCTGGCGTTGGCGCTTCCAGCTCGTAACCTAGCTTTGGCTGAGAAGGCTGGCCTCGATATGGCAGTGCCTTGCGCTGCTTGTTATGCCAGGTTACGCAATGCGGAGCTGGCAGTAAGGAAATCCTTGGATCTACAAGAGGCCATTCAAGACATTATCGATATGGAGTACCAGGCTACCCAGGAAGTATATGCGCTTCTAGACATTATGGCTAATCGGGTGGGATTGGACCTAATCAAGGAGAAGGTTAAAAAGCCGCTATACGGGCTCAAAGTGGCCTGTTATTATGGTTGCTTATTAGTCCGGCCTCCGGAGGTAGGGGCTTTTGATGATCCAGAAGACCCTCAATCCATGGACCGGCTAATGGAGGCAATTGGAGCCGAGGCTGTACCCTGGGCATATAAAACTGAGTGCTGTGGTGCTGGCCATTCTACCACCCGCACCGATATTGCTTTGAAGATGCTCTATGACATTCTCCGCAACGCTAAGTTGTCAGGGGCCAATTGTTTGGCCACCGCCTGCCCTCTGTGTATGTTAAATCTAGACATGCGTCAGTCGGCAGTTGAGCAGAAGTACGGCCAACAATTCCGCTTCCCAATCTTCTACTTTACTGAGCTTATGGGCCTGGCGCTGGGCCACGAGCCTAGGGAACTGGGCATCGATAAGCATTTCGTTGATGCCATGCCCCTGTTGGGACTTATCCAAGCCGAGCCAATGGTGAGAGAAGAGTCGGCTAGGGGGAGGGAAGAAGAATGA